Proteins co-encoded in one Sulfurihydrogenibium sp. genomic window:
- the pstC gene encoding phosphate ABC transporter permease subunit PstC, translating to MENTALKRALLVEKLLKIILGFAAIFIGFILPVIIFIVLYKEAYLAIQTFGVLNFLTSAEWDPVALKFGGLAPIVGTLIATFLSTLFAAPISIGIAIFLVELSPNKLKPIFSTAIELLAGIPSIIYGMWGLFVIAPLFGEKVEPWLQAKLGGIPLIGKLFEGSPTGIDVLTTSLVLGIMIIPFMSSVVKDAFNMVPPIMKESAYALGATKWEVIKQVMIPITTSSIAGGFILSTGRALGETMAVTFLAGNVNQIPKSLLDPFTTITVALANQFTEADTAVYLSSLYYLALILFVMSFIVLYLSKIMLLRLEKKWKV from the coding sequence ATGGAAAATACAGCACTAAAAAGGGCGCTTCTTGTAGAAAAACTTTTAAAAATAATACTTGGATTTGCAGCAATATTTATAGGCTTTATACTTCCTGTGATTATATTCATTGTACTGTATAAAGAAGCATACCTTGCTATCCAAACTTTTGGAGTTTTAAACTTTTTAACATCTGCTGAATGGGACCCGGTTGCACTTAAATTTGGCGGGTTGGCTCCTATAGTTGGAACGTTGATAGCAACATTTTTATCAACATTATTCGCTGCTCCAATTTCAATTGGTATTGCTATTTTCTTGGTTGAACTTTCACCAAACAAACTAAAGCCAATCTTCTCAACTGCAATAGAGCTTCTAGCCGGAATTCCAAGTATCATTTATGGTATGTGGGGATTGTTTGTAATTGCTCCGTTATTTGGCGAAAAAGTAGAGCCATGGCTTCAAGCTAAGCTTGGCGGAATTCCTTTAATAGGAAAGCTTTTTGAAGGTTCTCCTACAGGAATTGATGTTTTAACAACATCTCTTGTTCTTGGAATAATGATAATTCCATTTATGAGCTCTGTTGTTAAAGATGCGTTTAACATGGTTCCGCCGATAATGAAAGAATCAGCTTATGCCCTTGGGGCTACAAAATGGGAAGTTATAAAACAAGTGATGATACCCATCACAACATCAAGTATCGCAGGTGGTTTTATCTTATCTACCGGTAGAGCACTTGGAGAGACGATGGCAGTTACATTTTTAGCAGGAAACGTAAACCAAATACCAAAATCACTTTTAGACCCATTTACAACCATCACCGTTGCTTTGGCAAACCAATTTACAGAAGCAGACACAGCTGTTTATCTTTCTTCTTTATATTACCTTGCATTGATACTTTTTGTTATGTCATTTATTGTTTTATATCTTTCTAAAATTATGCTTTTAAGATTAGAAAAGAAATGGAAGGTGTAA
- the pstS gene encoding phosphate ABC transporter substrate-binding protein PstS, protein MKVKGLKKLAIAGILATSTAAIAGVTITGAGSTFVYPIMSAWAYAYEKATGNKVNYQSIGSGGGIRQIENRTVDFGASDAPLTPEELNQKKLLQFPTVIGGVVPTYNLPEVKQVLNFDGKALCDIYMGKITKWNDPYLQQLNPGVNLPDRPITVVHRSDGSGTTWIWTNYLSKVCPEWKEKVGYGTSVNWPTGVGGKGNEGVANYTKRMRGAIGYVEYIYAKQNNMPAGKVKNREGNFVAPSMESFQAAAANAKWDKKKHFYEVLTDQPGKNSYPIAGATFILLAKDRPENSKKAVMFFDWAFTNGDQEAERLNYIPLPQNVKDLIRSYWKENGLM, encoded by the coding sequence ATGAAAGTTAAAGGCTTGAAAAAACTTGCAATAGCTGGAATTTTAGCAACATCTACTGCAGCAATAGCAGGAGTTACAATTACAGGTGCAGGATCAACATTTGTATATCCAATCATGTCTGCATGGGCTTATGCTTATGAAAAAGCAACAGGAAACAAAGTTAACTATCAATCAATTGGTTCTGGTGGTGGTATCAGACAAATTGAAAACAGAACAGTAGACTTTGGTGCATCAGACGCTCCATTAACACCAGAAGAATTAAACCAAAAGAAATTACTCCAATTCCCAACAGTAATCGGTGGAGTAGTTCCAACTTACAACCTACCAGAAGTAAAACAAGTTCTTAACTTCGACGGAAAAGCTCTCTGTGATATATACATGGGTAAAATCACTAAGTGGAATGACCCATACTTACAACAACTAAACCCTGGCGTAAACTTACCGGATAGACCAATCACGGTAGTTCACAGGTCTGATGGCTCTGGTACAACTTGGATCTGGACTAACTACTTATCAAAAGTTTGCCCAGAATGGAAAGAAAAAGTTGGATACGGAACATCTGTTAACTGGCCAACCGGTGTAGGCGGAAAAGGAAACGAAGGAGTAGCTAACTACACTAAGAGAATGAGAGGAGCAATAGGATACGTAGAATATATCTATGCAAAACAAAACAATATGCCTGCCGGAAAAGTTAAAAACAGAGAAGGAAACTTTGTTGCTCCATCTATGGAAAGCTTCCAAGCGGCAGCTGCTAACGCTAAATGGGATAAAAAGAAACATTTCTATGAAGTATTAACAGACCAACCAGGTAAAAATTCATACCCAATAGCTGGAGCTACATTTATTCTACTTGCAAAAGATAGACCAGAAAACTCAAAAAAAGCTGTTATGTTCTTTGACTGGGCATTTACAAACGGAGATCAAGAAGCAGAGAGATTAAACTATATCCCATTGCCACAAAACGTGAAAGATTTAATCAGGTCATACTGGAAAGAAAACGGATTGATGTAA
- a CDS encoding class I SAM-dependent methyltransferase, producing MENSLEIQEVFNKNVKNYDEWYEKNKYIYLSEVEALKKAIPHGKKGLEIGVGTGRFAAVLGIEYGIDPSEEMLKIAKKRGIKTFLGYGEKLPFNDEEFDFVAIVITICFVKNPENVIKEAERVLKIGGRLIVGIIDKNSPLGQFYFEKKKQGHLFYKYANFYSVDEIVKMLEKYGFGNFKFYQTIFKPIEEIKEVEMPKEGYGEGSFVVISAEKL from the coding sequence ATGGAAAATAGTTTAGAAATTCAAGAAGTCTTTAATAAAAATGTTAAAAATTATGATGAATGGTATGAGAAAAACAAATATATCTATCTCTCTGAAGTAGAAGCTCTTAAAAAAGCTATTCCTCATGGTAAGAAAGGGCTTGAAATAGGAGTAGGAACAGGCAGATTTGCTGCAGTTTTAGGCATTGAGTATGGAATAGACCCATCGGAAGAAATGTTAAAAATTGCTAAAAAAAGAGGGATTAAAACGTTTTTAGGTTACGGTGAAAAATTACCGTTTAATGATGAAGAATTTGATTTTGTAGCCATTGTTATAACAATTTGCTTTGTAAAAAATCCTGAAAATGTTATAAAAGAAGCTGAAAGAGTTTTAAAAATTGGCGGAAGACTAATTGTTGGAATCATAGATAAAAATAGCCCTTTAGGTCAGTTTTATTTTGAAAAGAAAAAACAAGGACATTTGTTCTATAAATACGCTAATTTTTATTCTGTCGATGAAATTGTTAAAATGTTAGAAAAATATGGTTTTGGAAATTTTAAATTTTATCAGACGATTTTTAAGCCAATAGAAGAAATTAAAGAAGTAGAAATGCCAAAAGAAGGATATGGCGAAGGAAGTTTTGTCGTTATATCTGCTGAGAAATTATAA
- a CDS encoding SDR family NAD(P)-dependent oxidoreductase, producing the protein MDLKGKNALITGGSKRIGREIVLGLAEHGCNVLIHYNSSKEEAEKVLQQAKSFGVKAEIIRADLLDENQLISLVNQSLNIFGHIDILINNASIYYKKPLEEATFEDLEIFYKIHIKAPFYLSKKFGKIMYERKEGRIINIIDYSAILPYKDFTPYSISKGGMVTMTKAFAKEFAPYVLVNGILPGPIIPAEGLDDIEKPLQKTLLKKWAGGKEVFKAVKYLIETDFTTGALIPVEGGRLIF; encoded by the coding sequence ATGGACTTAAAAGGGAAAAACGCTTTAATCACAGGTGGTTCTAAAAGGATTGGCAGGGAGATTGTTTTAGGTCTTGCTGAGCATGGCTGTAATGTACTGATTCATTATAACTCTTCCAAAGAAGAGGCTGAAAAAGTATTACAGCAAGCAAAAAGCTTTGGAGTAAAAGCAGAGATTATAAGGGCGGATTTACTTGATGAAAACCAGCTTATAAGTTTAGTAAACCAATCACTTAATATTTTTGGACACATAGACATTCTAATAAACAACGCATCAATCTACTACAAAAAACCATTAGAAGAAGCTACCTTTGAAGATTTAGAAATATTTTACAAGATACATATAAAAGCACCATTCTATTTGTCAAAGAAATTTGGAAAAATTATGTATGAAAGGAAAGAAGGAAGGATTATAAACATAATAGATTATTCAGCAATTCTTCCTTACAAAGATTTTACACCTTACAGTATATCAAAAGGTGGAATGGTTACCATGACAAAAGCATTTGCAAAAGAGTTTGCACCTTACGTACTTGTAAATGGAATACTACCAGGTCCAATCATACCGGCAGAAGGTTTAGATGACATAGAAAAGCCACTTCAAAAGACACTACTTAAAAAATGGGCGGGTGGAAAAGAAGTTTTTAAGGCTGTAAAATATTTAATAGAAACTGATTTTACAACAGGAGCTTTAATCCCTGTAGAAGGAGGAAGGTTAATATTTTAG